In one window of Littorina saxatilis isolate snail1 linkage group LG11, US_GU_Lsax_2.0, whole genome shotgun sequence DNA:
- the LOC138980845 gene encoding piggyBac transposable element-derived protein 3-like: MDQNIAKYRVSIRSKKWWWAIFSFCLDLCVQQTWHMYRATPASEYIPMDLLAVRRAIADIYLKRSHAAARLELPNHPVGRVAKLDRRVPPAIRCDGLDHLVEHISKQRRCAQCGKKVKQICLKCNVPLHRKYCFVAFHTPV; this comes from the coding sequence ATGGACCAGAACATTGCCAAATACCGAGTCTCCATACGATCCAAGAAATGGTGGTGGGCCATTTTCAGCTTCTGTCTTGACCTGTGTGTGCAGCAAACATGGCACATGTACAGGGCAACACCTGCCTCAGAGTACATTCCCATGGATCTTCTGGCAGTTCGGCGTGCCATCGCGGACATCTACCTCAAGAGGTCACACGCTGCTGCCCGTCTGGAGCTCCCTAACCATCCTGTCGGACGTGTGGCAAAGCTGGACAGAAGAGTTCCACCAGCAATCAGATGTGATGGGTTGGATCACCTGGTGGAGCACATCTCCAAGCAGAGAAGATGCGCACAATGTGGCAAAAAGGTCAAACAAATCTGCCTGAAGTGCAATGTCCCTCTGCACCGAAAGTACTGTTTTGTGGCATTTCATACTCCTGTGTAA
- the LOC138980846 gene encoding piggyBac transposable element-derived protein 2-like: protein MWVLATPHGYCVQFEPYQGAKGRQANADEYPGIGMGGAVVVDLISELEEEEPEDCYHLTFDNLFTSLKLVDVLTSKKIGCTGTVRANRTEQCPLKSINEMKNTKRDTYDFQQAENTGVIVVRWNDNNIVNAVSNAAGVNPLQSASRWSKAEKETSQDLAALPDQTL, encoded by the coding sequence ATGTGGGTGCTGGCCACACCCCATGGGTACTGCGTCCAGTTTGAACCCTACCAAGGAGCAAAAGGCAGGCAAGCTAATGCAGATGAGTATCCAGGCATTGGAATGGGTGGAGCCGTGGTGGTTGACCTCATCTCTGAGCTGGAGGAAGAGGAGCCGGAAGATTGTTACCATCTGACCTTTGATAACCTGTTTACAAGTCTGAAGCTTGTTGACGTCCTCACGAGCAAGAAGATTGGATGTACAGGAACGGTTCGTGCCAACAGGACCGAGCAGTGCCCACTGAAGTCAATCAATGAAATGAAGAATACCAAGAGAGACACTTACGACTTTCAACAGGCCGAAAACACAGGAGTGATAGTGGTTCGATGGAACGACAACAACATCGTCAACGCTGTCTCCAATGCAGCAGGAGTCAACCCTCTGCAGTCAGCCTCCCGGTGGTCCAAGGCAGAGAAAGAAACGAGTCAAGATCTCGCAGCCCTTCCTGATCAAACACTATAA